One Triticum dicoccoides isolate Atlit2015 ecotype Zavitan chromosome 5B, WEW_v2.0, whole genome shotgun sequence genomic window carries:
- the LOC119309497 gene encoding uncharacterized protein LOC119309497 — MRRGGLAGAARCCEPWGSRRRCVVLRAAVDLAGDAPRDPRKKKLGIIRNRSTALRGKQCKMPYLSDLESNVELLQQETNSLPTRVQSMEVCNSADLLHDHEQMF, encoded by the exons ATGCGCCGCGGCGGCCTTGCTGGAGCTGCGCGGTGCTGCGAGCCGTGGGGATCTCGCCGGAGATGCGTCGTGCTGCGAGCTGCAGTTGATCTCGCCGGAGATGCGCCACgggacccgaggaagaagaagctggg GATCATTCGAAACCGGAGTACTGCACTAAGAGGTAAGCAGTGCAAGATGCCGTACCTGTCGGACCTTGAAAGCAATGTTGAACTACTGCAGCAGGAGACTAACTCACTACCTACAAGAGTGCAGTCGATGGAGGTTTGTAATTCTGCTGACTTATTACATGATCATGAGCAGATGTTTTAG